A window from Hemicordylus capensis ecotype Gifberg chromosome 2, rHemCap1.1.pri, whole genome shotgun sequence encodes these proteins:
- the C2H3orf18 gene encoding uncharacterized protein C3orf18 homolog, with amino-acid sequence MNYSTSTVNTLYHSSTATSEPDHGTTVDGAGSETATMTPETSSFNSTKIPDVASNSAGMGTMLLSFGIITVIGLAVAMVLYIRKRKRLEKLRHQLMPMYNFDPAEEQDELEQELLEHGRDAASLQAAQNKTNQGVLQRPSRLVFTDVANAINA; translated from the exons ATGAATTACAGCACATCCACTGTGAACACTTTGTATCACAGCAGTACTGCCACTTCTGAGCCAGACCATGGGACAACTGTAGATGGGGCAGGATCAGAAACTGCTACGATGACCCCTGAAACCAGCAGCTTTAACAGCACCAAAATTCCAGATGTGGCCAGCAACAGTGCTGGCATGGGGACCATGCTGCTCTCCTTTGGCATCATCACTGTGATTGGATTGGCTGTTGCTATG gTTCTGTATATCAGGAAAAGGAAACG ACTAGAGAAGCTACGACATCAACTCATGCCCATGTACAACTTTGATCCTGCTGAAGAACAGGATGAACTGGAACAAGAACTCTTGGAGCATGGCAGAGATGCTGCTTCTTTGCAGGCCGCCCAGAACAAG ACAAACCAAGGGGTGCTCCAGAGACCTAGTCGCCTTGTATTCACAGATGTTGCAAATGCCATCAATGCATGA